A portion of the Zootoca vivipara chromosome 6, rZooViv1.1, whole genome shotgun sequence genome contains these proteins:
- the USB1 gene encoding U6 snRNA phosphodiesterase 1 isoform X1: MATAGWHQPEFCNRCSLKEALLRMRSGPSSSVGGGSGDPNVSAMSRVAAVAGLVGYSSSDSEDEDASSGAQGEGGEAGGASSAEGRQGRRSPGDSSTAHRLPVPDSVLSMFRDQEEAETVVDDSSKHGGRLRTFPHERGNWATHVYVPYEAQEDFLELLQLLLLRACASVPSLTAMAEFHISLSQGVILRHHWISPVVQSLKEHLASFPRFTCRADRVTIYTNEPKSRTFIGLEVTSGHTQLLELVSEVDRVMEEFSLPSFYKNPSFHLSLAWCVGNLSEELESCLQELQEIVNGFEDSSYLVRIPGAEVRCKSGKKIFSFPLR, from the exons ATGGCCACTGCCGGGTGGCACCAGCCTGAGTTCTGCAACCGTTGCTCATTAAAAgaggcgcttctgcgcatgcgtagtGGACCTTCTTCCTCCGTAGGCGGCGGAAGTGGTGATCCTAACGTGTCGGCCATGAGTAGAGTGGCGGCGGTCGCAGGTCTGGTGGGCTACAGCAGCTCCGACTCGGAAGACGAGGACGCATCCTCGGGAGCGCAAGGGGAAGGCGGCGAGGCCGGCGGCGCAAGCTCGGCGGAGGGACGCCAAGGACGCCGCTCTCCTGGCGACAG CTCAACAGCTCATCGCCTTCCTGTGCCAGACAGTGTGCTAAGTATGTTCAGAGATCAGGAGGAGGCAGAGACAGTGGTGGACGACAGCAGCAAGCATGGAGGCCGCCTGCGGACCTTTCCCCATGAGCGAGGCAACTGGGCAACACATGTCTACGTGCCTT ATGAGGCTCAGGAGGACTTCCTCGAGCtgctccagctcctcctcctgcgtGCATGTGCATCCGTGCCATCGCTGACGGCTATGGCAGAGTTTCACATCAGCCTTTCTCAGGGTGTGATCCTGCGCCACCACTGGATAAGTCCTGTTGTCCAGTCCCTCAAGGAACACCTGGCTTCCTTCCCCAG GTTCACCTGTAGAGCAGATCGAGTGACGATTTACACCAATGAGCCCAAAAGCAG GACCTTCATTGGCTTGGAGGTAACTTCTGGGCATACTCAGCTCTTGGAGTTGGTTTCTGAAGTGGACAGAGTTATGGAGGAATTCAGTCTCCCTTCTTTCTACAAG AATCCCTCATTCCATCTCAGCCTCGCGTGGTGTGTTGGAAACCTTTCTGAAGAACTTGAAAGTTGTCTTCAGGAGTTGCAG GAGATTGTGAATGGGTTTGAGGACTCTTCATACCTTGTGCGAATTCCTGGGGCCGAAGTCCGTTGCAAGTCTGGCAAGAAGATCTTCTCCTTCCCTTTACGGTAG
- the USB1 gene encoding U6 snRNA phosphodiesterase 1 isoform X2, which yields MATAGWHQPEFCNRCSLKEALLRMRSGPSSSVGGGSGDPNVSAMSRVAAVAGLVGYSSSDSEDEDASSGAQGEGGEAGGASSAEGRQGRRSPGDSSTAHRLPVPDSVLSMFRDQEEAETVVDDSSKHGGRLRTFPHERGNWATHVYVPYEAQEDFLELLQLLLLRACASVPSLTAMAEFHISLSQGVILRHHWISPVVQSLKEHLASFPRFTCRADRVTIYTNEPKSRTFIGLEVTSGHTQLLELVSEVDRVMEEFSLPSFYKEIVNGFEDSSYLVRIPGAEVRCKSGKKIFSFPLR from the exons ATGGCCACTGCCGGGTGGCACCAGCCTGAGTTCTGCAACCGTTGCTCATTAAAAgaggcgcttctgcgcatgcgtagtGGACCTTCTTCCTCCGTAGGCGGCGGAAGTGGTGATCCTAACGTGTCGGCCATGAGTAGAGTGGCGGCGGTCGCAGGTCTGGTGGGCTACAGCAGCTCCGACTCGGAAGACGAGGACGCATCCTCGGGAGCGCAAGGGGAAGGCGGCGAGGCCGGCGGCGCAAGCTCGGCGGAGGGACGCCAAGGACGCCGCTCTCCTGGCGACAG CTCAACAGCTCATCGCCTTCCTGTGCCAGACAGTGTGCTAAGTATGTTCAGAGATCAGGAGGAGGCAGAGACAGTGGTGGACGACAGCAGCAAGCATGGAGGCCGCCTGCGGACCTTTCCCCATGAGCGAGGCAACTGGGCAACACATGTCTACGTGCCTT ATGAGGCTCAGGAGGACTTCCTCGAGCtgctccagctcctcctcctgcgtGCATGTGCATCCGTGCCATCGCTGACGGCTATGGCAGAGTTTCACATCAGCCTTTCTCAGGGTGTGATCCTGCGCCACCACTGGATAAGTCCTGTTGTCCAGTCCCTCAAGGAACACCTGGCTTCCTTCCCCAG GTTCACCTGTAGAGCAGATCGAGTGACGATTTACACCAATGAGCCCAAAAGCAG GACCTTCATTGGCTTGGAGGTAACTTCTGGGCATACTCAGCTCTTGGAGTTGGTTTCTGAAGTGGACAGAGTTATGGAGGAATTCAGTCTCCCTTCTTTCTACAAG GAGATTGTGAATGGGTTTGAGGACTCTTCATACCTTGTGCGAATTCCTGGGGCCGAAGTCCGTTGCAAGTCTGGCAAGAAGATCTTCTCCTTCCCTTTACGGTAG